GGAGGAAACACCGTGGGGGAACCATCTGGTACAGCCGGTGGGCTTGAGTCCGTTCCGGCGTTATTGCAGCGCAACGCGCGTGAGTTTGGCGGCAAGCCTGCTTACCGCGAGAAGGAATTCGGCATCTGGCAAAGCTGGAGCTGGGCGCAGGTTGAGCAGGAGGTCGAGGCGTTTGCGCTTGGGCTGATGGATCTGGGTGTTGGCGAGGGTGAATTCGTCGCCGTGATCGGGCGCAACCGGCCTTATCTTTACTGGGCGATGGTGGCGGCGCAGAGCATCGGGGCAATTCCGGTGCCGCTTTATAATGACAGTGCCGCCGACGAGATGGCCTATGTGATGGAGCATTGCGGCGCTCAATATGCCATCGTGGAGGATCAGGAGCAGGTCGACAAGGTGATCGAAGTGCAGGCCGGGCTGCAACAGTTCAAGCACATGATCTATATTGATCCGCGTGGCCTGCGGAAATACGACCACAGCGCGCTGCACGCATTCGCGGACATTCAAGAGACGGGGCGGACGCGGCGTGATGCGTTGATCGGTGAGCTTGAGACGCGGCGCGCCAAGCTTGATTACGACAGCCAGTGCGTGATGCTTTATACCAGCGGCACCACCGGCAAGCCCAAGGGCGTGGTGCTGTCCAACCGCAACATCGTCGTGAGTGCGAAGAACGCCAGCGAGTTTGACCATCTGGGCCCGGGGGATGAGGTTCTGGCCTATCTGCCGATGGCATGGGTCGGTGATTTCATTTTCTCCATCGGGCAAGCCTATTGGACCGGGTTTTGCGTGAACTGCCCGGAGAGCGCCGACACGATGATGACCGATCTGCGCGAGATCGGGCCGACGTATTATTTTGCACCGCCGCGGGTGTTTGAGACACAGCTGACGCAGGTGATGATCCGGATGGAGGATGCCGGACGGTTCAAGAAATGGCTGTTCGATCATTACATGGCGGTGGCGCAGAAGGTGGGCGGGCGGATCCTTGACGGCAAGCCGGTGAGCGTCTGGGACAGGCTGCGGTATTTCATCGGTGATCTGTTGGTTTACGGGCCGCTGAAAAATACGCTTGGGCTGAGCCGGGTGCGGGTGGGCTATACCGCC
This is a stretch of genomic DNA from Aquicoccus sp. G2-2. It encodes these proteins:
- a CDS encoding AMP-binding protein, whose protein sequence is MGEPSGTAGGLESVPALLQRNAREFGGKPAYREKEFGIWQSWSWAQVEQEVEAFALGLMDLGVGEGEFVAVIGRNRPYLYWAMVAAQSIGAIPVPLYNDSAADEMAYVMEHCGAQYAIVEDQEQVDKVIEVQAGLQQFKHMIYIDPRGLRKYDHSALHAFADIQETGRTRRDALIGELETRRAKLDYDSQCVMLYTSGTTGKPKGVVLSNRNIVVSAKNASEFDHLGPGDEVLAYLPMAWVGDFIFSIGQAYWTGFCVNCPESADTMMTDLREIGPTYYFAPPRVFETQLTQVMIRMEDAGRFKKWLFDHYMAVAQKVGGRILDGKPVSVWDRLRYFIGDLLVYGPLKNTLGLSRVRVGYTAGEAIGPEIFDFYRSLGINLKQLYGQTEASVFVTVQPDGEVRADTVGVPAPDVEIRIAESGEIFYRSPGTFVEYYKNPESTASTKDAEGWVATGDAGFFEEDTGHLRIIDRAKDVGKMADGAMFAPKFVENKLKFYPDILEAVLYGAGREYCVALINIDLTAVGNWAERNNIGYASYQELAGHPKVLDTIQAHVEAVNVSVADDPMLSGCQVHRFLVLHKELDADDGEMTRTRKVRRAFVADKFNDLVEALYDGSKSISTRTEVTYEDGRKGAISATLEIRDAKVVPVNGQKVAAE